DNA from Papio anubis isolate 15944 chromosome 1, Panubis1.0, whole genome shotgun sequence:
TATGTTCTTTCAGAGGAGCTCAGTCAACAAATATCCCCCGAGTGCCCACTGTGTGCTTGGCACGAGGGGTGCTGTTGCCAACACAGGATCTGCCCTCATGGGACTTTCAGTTGAGAAATGAGTGCGTAGCCCCGAGCTTGGAGGAGAGGACAGAATTGTGGGGGGTAGAGTTTGGAAGCTTGTAAGAACATTGCCTTAAATGAAGACCAACATTTATGCTCAGTGTTTTACTAGCAAAAGGTTGAAAACTGCCTAATCTAATAGTGGAATGGCTAAGCAAATTATGGTGTTACCATGTAGTAGGATATTATGtaactatttaataataaaaaacaatacaggaaAAGGCTtatgaaattttatgtaaaaaatcttccaaaaaaactatatatagtaTGGTCTCAACATGTAaaacatattcagaaaaaatGCCAGCATAGAATGCCCCAAATGCTAGTTGATTTGGAAGGTAGAATTATGGGGgggatttctctctctccccaaatTGTCTACAGTAGGTCTGGGTTCTGTTATTAATAAACATTACATCTTTGATGCGGGAAAGCTAATGTGCATCTGCATGTGGGGCAGGGCTAGAGATGAACCTGGAGTAGGGGCTACAGAGTAGACCGGGGAGGAAGGGCTAGAGATGGAGATGTGGGTCTTCCTACAGGAGAGGTCAAAACAAACCCTGAGTGAGCACTGAGGGAGCCAGTGAAGAAACCACAGAGGGCTGAGGAGTCTCGGAGGGCAGGGGGAGGAATTGGAGTCAGGGATGAGGAGAGTTCAAGCGTCATGGAGCTGGGCAGAGAATCTAGGCAGAGCAGTATCTGGAAATCCTTGGAAGTCAAGGAGAGAGGTTGAAAGAGGAGTCCTCAGTGTAAAACCTTATCTCCTTCCTAGAGGGTTAGATTTAAATGAGATATAGGAGAGTGATTTAGCTATACAGGCTCTGGAGTTGGGCAGACCAGTTCAAATCTCAGTTTCAGAACTGACAGCTAAGTGACCTTGGAAAAACCGtctaacctctctgaacctgtttccccatctgttaaatggaaacaataaaaaccaCTAGGGTATTTTTTGGATTAGATGAATAATGCACAGAAACTGCTttgcatagtgcctgacacatataTGTACTTActaacttttttttaagagacagaaccTTACTTAGTCACCCATAGCTCATGtaacctgaaactcctggactcaagtgatcctctgtcacttcagcctccaccatgcctaatttaagaaaaaaaaaatttctggccgggcatggtggctcaagcctgtaatcccagcactttgggaggccgagatgggtggatcacgaggtcaggagatcgagaccatcctggctaacacagtgaaaccccgtctctactaaaaagtacaaaaaaatctagccgggcgaggtggtgggcgcctgtagtcccagctactcaggaggctgaggcaggagaattgtgtaaacccaggaggcggagcttgtagtgagccgagatccggccactgcactccagcctgggcgacagagcgagactctgtctcaaaaaaaacaaacaaaaaaatttctaaagacagggtcttgctatggtgCCCAGACTGACCATGTACTAATTGGATGATGTCTATTATTATTGGTTTACTAGAGTTGTTAATATTGTACAAAATATCTTTGATCTATAAAGAGCTTCTCCTGGTCCTTTGGGCAGGGCTTTCTGAGGGGAAGACGACCTCTGGGATGCTCACCCTGCCCTCTTCCCCTCTCGTCCccagctgttccctctgccacCATGAGGAACATTTTCAAGAGGAACCAGGAGCCTATTGTGGCTcctgccaccaccactgccacaaTGCCCATTGGACCCGTGGAAAACTCCACTGAGACTGGGGGTCCTGGGGAGAGCCAGGAGGACATGTTTGCCAAACTGAAGGAAAAGTTCTTCAATGAGATCAACAAGATTCCCTGTGAGTGTCCCTGGTGGCTGAGAGGGTGGGGCAAGGCTAGAGTCTGGGAGAGGTGAAGAAGGGTTGGGGATACCACTGGGATGTGATTGACTGGGCTCTTTCCTAATGCTTAGATTTCAGGCTGGGTTTTTGGAGAGCCCTTGCAGGAATCAGGGAGGGGGAAGTAGGGTCTGCCATTAATGTGGCAAACAAGGGGGTTTATGCCCTTCAACTTCTCAGGGGAAGAAAAGTTCTTATAAAACTGTCCAAAGATGAAACCAAAAGGCGATGAAAAATTATGAAACAGAAGTCACTATGCAAGTTTGCCAATAATACTTTGAAATTTATGTtggaagatagaaaataaaagcccTCGCTGCTTTTGAATTTCTGGCAGAGGCTGCACAGGAGACACCAGAGATGCAGATTAAGGGAGAGCAGCCACACTGGTGGGAGATGGTGCTTCAGAACCACGGAGAGCAGCTCAGGACCTATCCCCAAACAGTTGGGTTTTGCAAAGCCCAGCAGTGGTCTAGGTCCAGACTCAATCTTACGGAGCTTGGCCTGCCTATCCGGCTATGCATCAGCCCTCTCAAGACTTGGCACAAGGGGTGGAGGCCAAGGGACTGATAAGCATCATCCCATCCTCTCCAGTGTGAGCCAGTAATCCATAGATCACACTAGTAAAACTCAATAGAGCTAAACTGATATTCTTCCATGCATGCACCTAGTTGCTACCTCTCAGCTAGCAGGCTATGCCAACAAGGGCAGTAGgcaaaatcaacaaataaataaaaataaataaataaaaaagcaaggcaTTAATGAAAAGGCATGCAAAGTATATGCAACTTACATACAAATCACTCATGGGTGTGTGGCTTTTAAAATATGGGGTGTGGGCATTGTGGGAGGGCAGTCATATTCCTCACCCATTTTTGCCAATGCTATGGGGTCAGGGGCTGCAAGACATGGCACTGCTGACCCCGGGATCTTCTCTGTGTGGGCAGTACCACCCTGGGCACTGATCGCCATTGCTGTGGTTGCTGGGCTCCTGCTTCTCACCTGCTGCTTCTGCATCTGCAAGAAGTGCTGctgcaagaagaagaagaacaaaaaggaaaagggcAAAGGCATGAAGAATGCCATGAACATGAAGGACATGAAAGGGGGTCAGGTAGGGCACATTGGTTGTGAGGGGGACTGGAAGGGGCTCAGCCCAGGCTTTCCTGATGCTGAAAGGGTAAGCAAAAGCTCCTGGGCTTCCACAACCAAACCTCCTCCCCTCCTTAAAACTTGGCTTTCTCAGTTACATCTCTAGTATAACACCATCTACCTAGAGGTCCCTGGGAGGGGGGGCCTTATTCCTGTGTTAGCACGAACTCATCCCTGGAAAGACAGTGAAGAACAATATATTGACCCCCCAGTGAGGCTACTAGGACAAAATGTTGGAAAGAGACACCCCCCCACCAGCAAGACACCATTGGGTAACCCTGTGTTTTCCTGCCAGAGAGACTGAAGGACAGTATCTCATGGGAGGCATCTAACTGGGCATGGGGCAGGAATCAAATGAGGCAGAAGAGTGGCCCTGAGGCACCAAGACAGAGCCAAGTAGAATCCATCATTAATCATatcataatttaatttattttcccctGTCTTTTGGTGTTGGTCAGCCTAGAAAgctccttttcttgttttaagttTGCAGAGGCCCCTGCGTGCTTCCCTTTCCCCCATGTTTGTTTGGGGGTGACTAGGAGGAATCTTTTGCTCAAGGAATCCATATGGAGGATGGAGGGAAGGGCTTGATCTCAGAAGCCAGGGATCTAAATGGCCTTtgagtgcacgtgtgtgtgtatatgtctgtgcacatgcaggtatgtgtgtgtatgtgggccCAAAAGGAACCtgcagtgtgtgtgagtgtgtgttgggAGGGGTTCCAGGATGACTTGGGTGTAGCCCTTCCTGGTCTTGATGAGTGGCTGTGGTGACTTTAGGGGCTGGTTTGAGCTGCAGGATTTTCTCTTAtatcactttcttctttctctctccacgTCTGTGGGCTCACTCTGCTCCTGTCTGCCTGGACCGTACTTCTGGTATGTCTTGCCCAGGATACGTGGGGCCTGAGCTGGGGAAAGTGTTTGGGAGAGGGCTTACAAGGGAAGCaaatcccacccccaccccagcctccagaagctaTGAAGCACTTGGCACGGGGCCTGGTCCCATGGCGCACTGTGCCtcagaggcaggagagtggtgccCAAACCAGTCATGTCTCAAACACAGGGCTGGGGGTAGAGGAGCTGCCTAGGGGTTCTGATGGGCCATGAAGGAGGGTCCCATGGCAGGGCCACATTCCCTCTTTtacccccaccacacacagctcTGAGTCAGGGTCTACCACAGAGGGGCTGGTTTCCCATCACCCTGCGCCAAGCCAGGCTCCTCTGTCCTCCCCTTTGAACTTGTTCCCTCTCTCCCCCAGCTCCCACAGGATGACGACGATGCAGAGACAGGCCTGACTGAgggggaaggtgaaggggaggaggagaaagagccaGAGAACCTGGGCAAACTGCAGTTTTCCCTGGACTATGATTTTCAGGCTAATCAGGTATGCAGGGCTGTGGGGGCAgagtggggaatggggagagaCCTGGGAGTTGGGTGGAAGGGGGATAGAAACAGCTCCCTCGGAGATGTGTGGGCGCTGCTCTTCCCTTAGAATGAGGCAGGCTGGAAACGGCAGGGCCTACAGCTCTGGACGTTGATGCTGGCTTGGCCACCAGCCTGCTTTGCGGAAGGTTCCAAGTTGATTATGCTATTAACCTGCCCACCAACCTTGGGCAAAGCAATTTCTCTTTCAACTTCAGGTTCCCTAAATGCCATTCCAAATTCCTTGGGGTGGAAATGGAGACCAATTTTCCTCTCTAGCACCAGCCTCCCCTCATTCCCCTGCCCCAACTGCCTCCTTTGGGAAGGAATTGGTGGGAACTGGGTCTGGGGCCAGTTGTGGTATTGGAACTGTCCTGAGACTCAGgccccttctcccctctctctccacaGCTTACTGTGGGCGTTCTGCAGGCTGCTGAACTGCCTGCCCTGGACATGGGAGGCACCTCAGACCCTTATGTCAAAGTCTTCCTCCTTCCtgacaagaagaagaaatatgagACCAAAGTCCATCGGAAGACACTGAACCCTGCCTTCAATGAAACCTTCACCTTCAAGGTGCTGAGGGCTGGAAGGGTGACTCCAGCTCCCTCCCTGATCCCAATTCTCCGCTGAGTTCTACAGACCTTTCCTTGGTCTTTAGCCATTGCTCAGACTGGAACAATGGCAGCCTGGACTGCAGGGCCCCCCTGGCCTCTTTGGAGGATGGGgatccctcccaccccaccctcacaCTCTGCTCCCCAAAAGCCCTGTCTTCACACACTAACTGGGACCCTGTGGGCTGGAATAGAGGCCTCTGCCCATAGCACCCCTGGAGGTGCGTGAATCGCTCCGGCCCCCTCTGATTCTGCTTGTGCCCTGCAGGTGCCATACCAGGAGCTCGGGGGCAAAACTCTGGTGATGGCCATCTATGACTTTGACCGCTTCTCCAAACATGACATCATTGGAGAGGTAAAGGTGCCTATGAACACAGTGGACCTTGGCCAGCCCATTGAGGAGTGGAGAGACCTGCAAGGCGGGGAAAAGGAGGAGGTAAGAGCAGAGATGAGGCCAGGTCAGGCAAAAACACGAATGTACAAGTGGGCTTCCACCTCTTGGCATGATGGAAATAGGATGGGCTTTGGAGGCAGGCGACCTGGGTTAGAATCCCAGCTCCACACTGCCTGGCTGTATGAACCTGGGCAAGTTGCTTACACTGTTTGGACTCGGGTTCCCTCCTTTAGTctttttttacagatgaggattcACTACCTGCATAAAGTGCCTAGCGCAGTGACTGGTATTTGGTAGGTACTCAAATAAATACAAACGCCATTATTATTGTTACTCCTAAGCTTCTGCTATTACCTAAGGCCTGTGATTCatgcctctgtgcctcagtttacccataaGGAAACTCATGTTTGTTCTAAAGGATACTCAGCAGAGGGACTTGTCCTCCCAGAACTGCTACAGCATCcattcactcagtaaatatttgctgagcaatTGCTATATACCTAAAACTCCATTTTAACTATTCCTCCTTCTGGGCATCAATCATTTGTTTTGGCCAGGGCCCTGCTACCCAGCACACTCTAGGCAGTGATGGAGGGCTGAGTAGAGAAGCTTAAGACATCCTTTTGTCCTTTTTGTCCCCTGTGCCTGGGAGGAAGTCCAGCACACCTGAACCA
Protein-coding regions in this window:
- the SYT2 gene encoding synaptotagmin-2 isoform X1 produces the protein MRNIFKRNQEPIVAPATTTATMPIGPVENSTETGGPGESQEDMFAKLKEKFFNEINKIPLPPWALIAIAVVAGLLLLTCCFCICKKCCCKKKKNKKEKGKGMKNAMNMKDMKGGQLPQDDDDAETGLTEGEGEGEEEKEPENLGKLQFSLDYDFQANQLTVGVLQAAELPALDMGGTSDPYVKVFLLPDKKKKYETKVHRKTLNPAFNETFTFKVPYQELGGKTLVMAIYDFDRFSKHDIIGEVKVPMNTVDLGQPIEEWRDLQGGEKEEPEKLGDICTSLRYVPTAGKLTVCILEAKNLKKMDVGGLSDPYVKIHLMQNGKRLKKKKTTVKKKTLNPYFNESFSFEIPFEQIQKVQVVVTVLDYDKLGKNEAIGKIFVGSNATGTELRHWSDMLANPRRPIAQWHSLKPEEEVDALLGKNK
- the SYT2 gene encoding synaptotagmin-2 isoform X2; translation: MRNIFKRNQEPIVAPATTTATMPIGPVENSTETGGPGESQEDMFAKLKEKFFNEINKIPLPPWALIAIAVVAGLLLLTCCFCICKKCCCKKKKNKKEKGKGMKNAMNMKDMKGGQDDDDAETGLTEGEGEGEEEKEPENLGKLQFSLDYDFQANQLTVGVLQAAELPALDMGGTSDPYVKVFLLPDKKKKYETKVHRKTLNPAFNETFTFKVPYQELGGKTLVMAIYDFDRFSKHDIIGEVKVPMNTVDLGQPIEEWRDLQGGEKEEPEKLGDICTSLRYVPTAGKLTVCILEAKNLKKMDVGGLSDPYVKIHLMQNGKRLKKKKTTVKKKTLNPYFNESFSFEIPFEQIQKVQVVVTVLDYDKLGKNEAIGKIFVGSNATGTELRHWSDMLANPRRPIAQWHSLKPEEEVDALLGKNK